From Quercus lobata isolate SW786 chromosome 1, ValleyOak3.0 Primary Assembly, whole genome shotgun sequence, one genomic window encodes:
- the LOC115979208 gene encoding protein SUPPRESSOR OF K(+) TRANSPORT GROWTH DEFECT 1-like, translated as MYSNFKEQAMEYVKQAIQEDSAGNYAKAFPLYMNALEYFKAHLKYEKDPKIKEAITQKFPEYLRRAEEIHAVLYDSGPGPASKGDVVEVKVKEEQEAGPGSGPTSAEQIRAESSSGAICESPNTYRIFKEQAIEYVKQAVQEDNAGNYAKAFPLYMNALEYFKTHLKYEKNPKIKEAITQKFSEYLRRAGEIRSVLDDYFGPGPATKGDVVEEEQEAGPGPTSAEQIRAELESWAIVKEKPKVKWSDVAGLDTAKQALQEAFILPLKFPHFFIGKRQPRSWRSFLLYGPPGCGMSYLAKAVANEVDSSTFFSVSSLDLVSKPMDEREKLVSNLFQMARESAPSIIFIDKIDSLCGQHEGGNESEASRHFKTELLAQMQGVGHNDQKVLILAATNTPYALDEAIRQCFDKRIYIPLPYDQARKHMFRVHLDGTPHNLEESDIESLAFWTEGFSGSDISVCFKGAMLEPVRKTRDATFFVKNSSDIWVPCGPEQPGAVQITMLELAAQGHASKILPPPISNEDFMTVLARQRPAVSKSDLDVHERFTKEFGEEG; from the exons ATGTACAGCAATTTCAAAGAGCAAGCAATGGAGTACGTGAAGCAAGCCATACAGGAAGACAGTGCCGGAAACTACGCCAAGGCTTTTCCTCTTTACATGAACGCTTTAGAGTATTTCAAGGCTCATCTCAAGTACGAGAAGGACCCTAAGATCAAGGAAGCCATTACTCAGAAGTTCCCCGAGTACCTCCGCCGCGCCGAGGAGATCCACGCCGTGCTCTATGACAGCGGCCCCGGCCCGGCCTCTAAGGGAGACGTAGTAgaagtaaaagtaaaagaagaacaagaagctGGGCCTGGGTCTGGGCCCACTTCCGCAGAGCAGATCAGAGCTGAATCGTCAAGTGGAGCGATTTGTGAGAGTCCAAACACGTACAGAATTTTCAAAGAGCAAGCAATAGAGTACGTGAAGCAAGCCGTACAGGAAGACAATGCCGGAAACTACGCCAAGGCCTTTCCTCTGTACATGAACGCCTTGGAGTACTTCAAGACTCATCTCAAGTACGAGAAGAACCCTAAGATCAAGGAAGCCATTACTCAGAAGTTTTCCGAGTACCTCCGCCGCGCCGGGGAGATCCGCAGCGTGCTTGATGACTACTTCGGCCCTGGCCCGGCCACTAAGGGAGACGTAgtagaagaagaacaagaagctGGGCCTGGGCCCACTTCCGCAGAGCAGATCAGAGCTGAATTGGAGTCGTGGGCCATTGTGAAAGAGAAGCCCAAAGTCAAGTGGAGCGACGTTGCCGGACTCGATACTGCCAAGCAGGCCCTCCAGGAGGCCTTCATTTTGCCCCTCAAGTTCCCTCATTTCTTTATCG GCAAGAGACAACCACGTTCATGGAGATCCTTTTTGTTGTATGGGCCACCCGGATGTGGAATGTCTTACTTGGCCAAGGCTGTTGCAAACGAAGTTGATTCTTCTACCTTTTTCAG tGTCTCTTCATTGGACCTGGTTTCTAAGCCAATGGATGAAAGAGAAAAGCTAGTTTCAAACCTTTTCCAAATGGCTCGTGAAAGTGCTCCTTCAatcatttttattgataaaatagaTTCTTTATGTGGCCAACATGAAGGAGGCAATGAGAGTGAAGCTTCTAGACATTTCAAAACAGAACTGCTTGCGCAGATGCAG GGTGTAGGGCACAACGATCAGAAAGTTCTCATTCTTGCCGCGACGAATACTCCTTATGCTCTAGATGAG GCCATCCGACAGTGTTTTGACAAGCGTATATACATTCCTCTACCATATGATCAGGCCCGAAAGCACATGTTCAGA GTGCATTTAGATGGTACTCCTCACAATTTAGAAGAAAGTGATATTGAAAGCTTAGCTTTCTGGACAGAGGGCTTTTCAGGTTCAGATATTTCTGTTTGT TTTAAAGGTGCCATGCTGGAACCTGTTCGTAAAACACGAGATGCAACGTTCTTTGTGAAGAATTCTAGTGATATTTGGGTTCCATGTGGACCAGAGCAGCCAGGTGCTGTTCAAATTACCATGCTGGAGCTGGCAGCACAAGGACATGCTTCAAAG ATCCTTCCACCCCCTATTTCAAATGAAGATTTTATGACGGTGCTTGCAAGACAGAGGCCTGCAGTGAGTAAATCTGACCTTGATGTCCATGAGAGATTCACGAAGGAGTTTGGAGAGGAAGGttga
- the LOC115979571 gene encoding pentatricopeptide repeat-containing protein At2g27610 produces the protein MTLCSSLRTLTKQTLNTLKLFHFTYHTNLLSYSHANAIAFDPLTSDSSFVHHAHHPFDKSTQKDLSNYNHLLFEYSRTHCNQEALNIFVGLHHSSLPVDGSTMSCVLKVCGCLFDQNVGRQVHCQCIKSGFVEDVSVGTALVDMYMKTENVGDGRRVFDEMGERNVVSWTSLLSGYVRNGLNDLALEFFFLMQGEGIKPNPLTFATVFGALADDVMVKKGIQVHTMVIKNGFESTVFVSNSLINMYSKSGMARDARAVFDSMEKRNEVSWNGMVAGCVTNGLDLEAFEMFYQMRLAGVMLTQMIFATMIKLCANLKELGFARQLHCRVLKNGYCFDHNIRTALMVAYSKCSVMDDAFQLFSMMHGVQNVVSWTAMISGYLQNGGTRQAVNLFCQMNREGVRPNHFTYSTILTAQPAISTFQLHAQVIKTNYEKSSSVGTALLDAYVKMGCIDEAAKVFELIDEKDIVAWSAMVAGYAQREDTEGAVKIYLWLAKEGVKPNEFTFCSIVNACAAPSAVIEQGKQFHACSIKSGLNNALCVSSALVTMYAKRGNIESANTVFKRQGERDLVSWNSMISGYAQHGHGKKALEIFEEMRRRNLEMDDITFIGVISACTHAGLVDEGQRYFNMMVKDHDIDPTMEHYSCMVDLYSRAGLLEKAMDIINGMPFPAGATVWRTLLAACRVHRNVEFGKLAAEKLISLQPQDSAAYVLLSNIYAATGNWQERAKVRKLMDERNVKKEAGYSWIEVKNKTYSFLAGDLSHPSSDLIYSKLEELSIRLKDAGYQPDTNYVLHDVEEEHKETILSQHSERLAIAFGLIATPPGTPIQIVKNLRVCGDCHTVIKLISMLEAREIVVRDSNRFHHFKGGLCTCGDYW, from the coding sequence ATGACTCTGTGTTCGTCTTTAAGGACGCTCACAAAGCAAACACTGAACACACTTAAACTCTTTCATTTCACATACCACACTAATCTTCTGTCTTATTCCCATGCCAATGCCATTGCCTTTGACCCCTTGACTTCAGATTCCAGCTTCGTTCACCATGCACACCACCCGTTCGACAAAAGTACTCAGAAAGACCTTTCAAACTATAATCACTTGCTTTTCGAGTACTCTCGCACTCATTGCAACCAAGAGGCTCTCAACATCTTTGTGGGTCTTCATCATTCGAGTTTACCTGTTGATGGGTCGACCATGTCGTGTGTGTTGAAGGTCTGTGGATGCTTGTTTGATCAAAACGTGGGCAGGCAGGTGCATTGTCAATGTATAAAATCAGGGTTTGTGGAGGATGTTAGTGTTGGGACTGCTCTGGTTGATATGTACATGAAAACTGAGAATGTTGGAGATGGGAGGAGAGTTTTTGATGAGATGGGTGAGAGAAATGTGGTGTCTTGGACTTCATTGCTCTCCGGTTATGTACGGAACGGGTTGAACGATTTGGCcttagaatttttctttttaatgcaAGGAGAGGGTATTAAGCCTAACCCTCTTACTTTTGCAactgtttttggagctttggcaGATGATGTTATGGTTAAGAAGGGAATTCAAGTCCACACAATGGTAATAAAGAATGGTTTTGAGTCTACTGTGTTTGTGAGCAATTCTTTAATTAATATGTATTCAAAGTCAGGGATGGCTAGAGATGCTAGAGCTGTGTTTGATAGTATGGAGAAGAGGAATGAGGTTTCGTGGAACGGTATGGTTGCAGGCTGTGTTACAAATGGACTTGACTTGGAAGCTTTTGAAATGTTTTATCAAATGCGACTTGCAGGTGTGATGCTTACACAGATGATATTTGCTACCATGATTAAACTATGTGCTAACCTTAAAGAATTAGGTTTTGCTAGACAGCTTCATTGTCGGGTTTTGAAAAATGGGTATTGCTTTGATCACAATATTAGAACGGCACTTATGGTAGCTTACAGTAAGTGCAGTGTCATGGATGATGCATTTCAACTGTTTTCTATGATGCATGGGGTTCAGAATGTTGTGTCATGGACGGCCATGATCAGTGGGTACTTACAGAATGGTGGAACAAGGCAAGCAGTGAATTTATTTTGCCAAATGAACAGGGAAGGTGTTAGACCCAACCATTTCACTTATTCTACCATCCTTACGGCTCAACCTGCCATTTCTACTTTCCAACTACATGCACAAGTCATTAAAACTAATTATGAGAAATCATCTTCAGTAGGAACTGCACTTTTAGATGCTTATGTTAAGATGGGCTGCATTGATGAAGCTGCAAAAGTATTTGAATTGATTGACGAGAAGGACATTGTGGCATGGTCAGCAATGGTAGCTGGATATGCTCAAAGAGAAGACACAGAGGGAGCAGTTAAAATTTATCTCTGGTTGGCAAAAGAGGGTGTCAAACCAAATGAGTTTACCTTTTGTAGTATCGTTAATGCCTGTGCTGCACCTTCTGCAGTGATAGAGCAGGGGAAACAATTCCATGCTTGCTCAATCAAATCAGGATTAAATAATGCTTTATGTGTAAGTAGTGCTCTTGTAACCATGTATGCCAAGAGAGGAAATATTGAAAGTGCAAATACAGTTTTCAAGAGGCAAGGTGAGAGAGACTTAGTTTCATGGAACTCAATGATCTCTGGATATGCACAACATGGTCATGGGAAGAAGGCTCTTGAGATATTTGAGGAAATGAGAAGGAGAAACTTGGAAATGGATGACATAACATTCATTGGGGTGATTTCTGCATGTACTCATGCAGGCTTAGTGGATGAAGGCCAAAGATACTTCAACATGATGGTCAAAGATCACGACATTGATCCAACAATGGAGCATTATTCTTGCATGGTTGATCTATATAGCAGAGCAGGACTGCTCGAAAAGGCCATGGATATCATAAATGGGATGCCATTCCCTGCAGGTGCAACTGTGTGGCGAACTCTCTTGGCTGCTTGCCGTGTTCACCGCAATGTAGAGTTTGGAAAACTTGCAGCAGAAAAGCTCATTTCACTTCAGCCACAAGACTCGGCTGCATATGTCTTACTATCTAATATTTATGCTGCTACAGGAAATTGGCAAGAGAGAGCTAAGGTGAGGAAGTTGATGGATGAGAgaaatgtgaaaaaagaagCTGGGTACAGCTGGATTGAAGTTAAGAACAAGACTTACTCATTCTTGGCTGGTGATCTTTCACATCCCTCTTCAGATCTTATTTACTCTAAACTTGAAGAATTAAGTATTCGGCTGAAGGATGCCGGATATCAGCCTGATACAAATTATGTGCTTCACGACGTTGAAGAGGAACACAAAGAAACCATCCTTTCTCAGCACAGTGAGAGACTGGCAATTGCTTTTGGATTAATTGCTACACCTCCAGGAACTCCTATCCAGATTGTGAAGAACCTTAGGGTCTGTGGAGACTGTCACACTGTTATTAAGTTAATATCAATGCTTGAAGCCAGAGAAATTGTTGTCAGAGACTCAAACCGATTCCACCACTTTAAAGGAGGTTTATGCACATGTGGGGACTATTGGTGA